The following coding sequences are from one Mycolicibacterium aichiense window:
- the ahpD gene encoding alkyl hydroperoxide reductase AhpD has product MSIDAVKEALPEYAKDLKLNLGSIVRSTELTEQQLWGALVATAAATKSEQLLREVSEDALDVLSEEAYHAALGAAAIMGMNNVFYRTKHQLDGRYDDLRAGLRMNIIANPGVAKVDFELWSLAVSAINGCDQCLAAHEKELRDADVSRTSIFEAIRVASIVSGVAQALLTTQALATA; this is encoded by the coding sequence ATGAGCATCGACGCCGTCAAAGAGGCATTGCCCGAGTACGCCAAGGATCTCAAGCTCAACCTGGGCAGCATTGTCCGTTCGACCGAGCTGACCGAACAGCAACTGTGGGGCGCTTTGGTGGCAACCGCCGCAGCGACGAAGTCCGAGCAGCTGCTGCGCGAGGTGAGCGAGGATGCCCTGGACGTGCTCTCCGAAGAGGCGTACCACGCCGCGCTGGGCGCTGCCGCGATCATGGGGATGAACAACGTCTTCTACCGCACCAAGCATCAGCTCGACGGCCGCTACGACGATCTGCGGGCCGGGCTGCGGATGAACATCATCGCCAATCCCGGCGTGGCCAAGGTCGATTTCGAGCTGTGGTCACTGGCCGTGTCCGCGATCAACGGCTGCGATCAGTGCCTGGCCGCCCATGAGAAGGAGCTCCGCGACGCGGACGTGTCGCGGACGTCGATCTTCGAGGCCATCCGGGTCGCGTCGATCGTGTCCGGGGTGGCACAGGCCCTGCTCACCACGCAGGCGCTCGCCACTGCCTGA
- a CDS encoding methyltransferase domain-containing protein produces the protein MLGQLYDDALDGERCWLRHRDGRRHPLPVRSWLGGQDADSVFDAAIVALCDGPTIDLGCGPGRLVADLIQRGIPALGVDQSATAVRLARRSGAPALLRDVFEPLPGTGRWQTVLLADGNIGLAGDPRRVLRRAAELLCAGGRCVAEFDPGTVGVRTSWVRLESSNNIGPWFKWASVGVDCAAALAEEAGLTLVGIHPIGGRVVATLTLT, from the coding sequence ATGCTGGGACAGCTGTACGACGACGCCCTCGACGGCGAGCGATGTTGGTTGCGCCACCGCGACGGCCGACGGCACCCGCTGCCGGTGCGCAGCTGGTTGGGCGGTCAGGACGCCGACAGTGTGTTCGACGCGGCCATCGTGGCGCTGTGCGACGGTCCGACGATCGACTTGGGTTGCGGCCCAGGACGTTTGGTAGCGGACTTGATCCAGCGCGGTATTCCTGCCCTTGGTGTCGACCAGTCGGCGACGGCGGTCCGGCTCGCGCGGCGTAGCGGTGCACCGGCATTGCTGCGTGACGTGTTCGAGCCGCTACCGGGAACGGGCCGCTGGCAGACGGTGCTGCTGGCCGACGGGAACATCGGTCTGGCCGGTGATCCGCGCCGGGTTCTGCGCCGGGCCGCGGAGCTGCTCTGCGCCGGCGGTCGGTGTGTGGCCGAGTTCGATCCCGGCACAGTCGGGGTGCGGACCAGCTGGGTGCGGCTGGAGTCGTCGAACAATATCGGCCCGTGGTTCAAATGGGCCTCGGTGGGTGTGGACTGCGCGGCCGCGCTGGCCGAAGAAGCCGGGTTGACGTTGGTCGGGATTCACCCGATCGGCGGGCGGGTGGTGGCTACACTCACGCTGACGTGA
- a CDS encoding glycosyltransferase family 2 protein — MPDCPVTVVLPCLNEADSLPTVLAAMPAGYRALVVDNNSTDGTAQVAEQHGADVVRESRPGYGSAVHAGVLAATTPIVAVLDGDGSLDPADLPRLVAALEDGADMVTGRRRPLPGVTWPWHARLGTAAVCWRLRTRHRLPVHDIAPMRVARRDALLTLGVVDRRSGYPLELLVRAAAAGWRVVEVDVDYGPRVGGKSKVSGSVRGSFTAAVDFWKVIS; from the coding sequence ATGCCCGACTGTCCGGTCACGGTGGTGCTGCCCTGCCTGAACGAGGCGGATTCGCTGCCCACCGTGCTGGCCGCAATGCCGGCTGGTTACCGCGCTCTGGTCGTGGACAACAACAGCACCGACGGCACCGCGCAGGTCGCTGAGCAGCACGGAGCCGATGTGGTCCGCGAATCCCGGCCGGGCTACGGATCCGCGGTTCACGCCGGGGTGCTGGCGGCCACCACGCCCATCGTCGCGGTGCTCGACGGTGACGGTTCGCTGGACCCCGCCGACCTGCCGCGGCTGGTCGCCGCGCTGGAGGATGGCGCCGACATGGTGACCGGCCGGCGCCGTCCGCTGCCCGGGGTGACATGGCCCTGGCATGCCCGTTTGGGTACCGCGGCGGTGTGCTGGCGGTTGCGGACCCGGCATCGGCTGCCGGTCCATGACATCGCGCCGATGCGGGTGGCCAGGCGTGACGCGTTGCTGACGCTCGGGGTAGTCGACCGCCGTTCGGGGTATCCGCTGGAATTACTGGTCCGTGCCGCTGCCGCGGGATGGCGTGTGGTGGAGGTTGACGTCGACTACGGCCCGCGGGTCGGCGGTAAATCGAAGGTCAGCGGGTCGGTGCGAGGAAGCTTCACCGCCGCCGTCGACTTCTGGAAGGTCATTTCGTGA
- a CDS encoding NAD(P)H-dependent flavin oxidoreductase translates to MKTEICDQFGIDFPLFAFSHCRDVVAAVTNAGGFGVLGGTAYTPDQLHQELTWIDEQVKGKPYGVDIIVPAKFEGKGENLSFGQLAERIPEDFRSFINELLAAHDIDVSDQPRMAASSLSGDTGASLLDVSLSHPIKLMANALGVPPDYMIEAGKQTGIPVAALVGAKEHAIKQVNAGVDLIVAQGTEAGGHCGEVTTLVLIPEVIEAIEAIGKPVPVLAAGGIVTGRQMAASVALGAAGAWTGSVWLTTEEAETAPYTVQKFLAATSRDTVRSAGRTGKPSRQLVSDWTDAWAPHEGGRQPLPLPLQNMIAEPVLRRIDKLAEGGHPGAQALATYFVGQGVGLMNKVKPAREVVLEFIEDYLAAAERLSRSLGD, encoded by the coding sequence GTGAAGACTGAGATCTGTGACCAGTTCGGCATCGATTTCCCCCTGTTCGCCTTCAGCCACTGCCGCGACGTCGTAGCCGCGGTGACCAACGCGGGCGGCTTCGGTGTGCTCGGCGGCACCGCCTACACCCCCGATCAGCTGCACCAGGAGCTCACCTGGATCGACGAGCAGGTGAAGGGCAAGCCCTACGGCGTGGACATCATCGTGCCCGCCAAGTTCGAGGGCAAGGGCGAGAACCTGTCGTTCGGTCAGCTCGCCGAGCGCATCCCCGAGGATTTCCGCAGCTTCATCAACGAACTGCTCGCCGCCCACGACATCGACGTCAGCGATCAGCCGCGGATGGCCGCGTCGTCACTGAGCGGGGACACCGGCGCGAGCCTGCTCGACGTCTCGCTGAGCCATCCGATCAAGTTGATGGCCAACGCACTTGGCGTCCCGCCGGACTACATGATCGAGGCCGGCAAGCAGACCGGCATCCCCGTTGCGGCGCTCGTCGGCGCCAAGGAGCATGCGATCAAACAGGTCAACGCAGGCGTGGACCTGATCGTCGCGCAGGGCACCGAGGCAGGCGGTCACTGCGGTGAAGTGACCACTCTGGTGCTCATTCCCGAAGTCATCGAGGCGATAGAGGCGATCGGAAAGCCGGTGCCGGTTCTCGCTGCGGGCGGGATCGTGACCGGTCGGCAGATGGCCGCCTCCGTTGCGCTGGGTGCGGCCGGCGCCTGGACGGGTTCGGTGTGGCTTACCACCGAGGAAGCCGAGACGGCCCCGTATACCGTGCAGAAGTTCCTGGCCGCGACGTCGCGGGACACGGTTCGGTCGGCCGGCCGCACGGGAAAGCCGTCGCGCCAACTGGTTTCGGATTGGACCGATGCGTGGGCACCGCATGAGGGCGGTCGCCAGCCGCTGCCGCTGCCGCTGCAGAACATGATCGCCGAGCCGGTGTTGCGCCGGATCGACAAGCTCGCCGAAGGCGGCCACCCGGGTGCTCAGGCGCTGGCGACCTATTTCGTCGGCCAGGGCGTCGGGCTGATGAACAAGGTCAAGCCGGCCCGCGAGGTGGTTCTGGAGTTCATCGAGGATTACCTCGCCGCCGCCGAGCGGCTCAGCAGGTCACTCGGCGACTGA
- a CDS encoding S-methyl-5'-thioadenosine phosphorylase, producing the protein MLGVIGGSGFYTFFSSDARSVNLDTPYGEPSAPITVGRVGQHEVAFLPRHGLSHEFSPHAVPYRANMWALRALGVRRVFGPCAVGSLTPELGPGAVVVPDQLVDRTRGRLDTYFDSGGIHVGFADPYCPTLRSAATGLPGVVDGGTMVVVQGPRFSTRAESQWFAREGFSLINMTGYPEAVLARELEMCYAAIALVTDLDAGVDVGAGVRAIDVFAEFEKNMGPFKQLVLEAIDQVASDRVCEHCLAHEGVELPFDLP; encoded by the coding sequence ATGCTCGGAGTAATCGGCGGCAGCGGTTTCTACACCTTCTTCTCGTCCGACGCGCGCAGCGTCAACCTGGATACGCCCTACGGTGAGCCAAGTGCTCCGATCACGGTCGGCCGGGTCGGCCAGCATGAGGTGGCATTCCTGCCCCGACACGGCTTGAGCCATGAGTTCTCGCCGCACGCGGTGCCGTACCGCGCCAACATGTGGGCCTTGCGCGCTCTCGGTGTGCGGCGGGTGTTCGGGCCGTGCGCGGTCGGCAGCCTCACTCCCGAGCTCGGGCCCGGCGCCGTCGTCGTGCCCGATCAGTTGGTCGACCGAACCCGGGGCCGGCTCGACACCTACTTCGATTCCGGCGGTATCCATGTCGGCTTCGCCGATCCGTACTGCCCGACGCTGCGCTCGGCGGCGACCGGGCTGCCCGGTGTGGTCGACGGCGGCACCATGGTGGTGGTGCAGGGGCCGCGGTTCTCCACCCGTGCCGAGAGCCAGTGGTTCGCGCGCGAGGGGTTCAGCCTGATCAACATGACCGGGTACCCCGAGGCGGTGCTCGCCCGGGAGCTGGAGATGTGTTATGCGGCAATTGCTTTGGTGACCGATCTGGATGCCGGCGTGGATGTCGGGGCAGGTGTTCGCGCGATCGACGTCTTCGCGGAGTTCGAGAAGAACATGGGGCCGTTCAAGCAGTTGGTGCTGGAAGCCATCGACCAAGTGGCGTCTGATCGCGTGTGCGAGCACTGCCTCGCGCACGAAGGCGTCGAGTTGCCGTTCGACCTGCCATGA
- a CDS encoding sensor histidine kinase produces MPQHDLAQIAVLALACSLPVVLLGALVIRLARSWSMTVTMVALVLIPTLATLTGVLGASGFMITSTFASIAVVLLIVAIVTLPAAVMLARYQARRTVWEQEIHDAERTAEQSRRRLVAFVSHDLRTPLAGIRALAEAIADGVVSDDEVRVQAKHIEQESVRLSEMVDDLFEMSKINAGAVHAPYEKVALDEVVDDVIAAHRIAAERAGVHLTASVPADPVRVIGSDRALVRVLSNLVANAIAHTPSGGAVTLALGSDAGGAWARVDDTGVGIDETDLPRVFDVAYRGSNGRVPREDSSLPSGSGLGLAIAAGLVQAHHGTLSAHNTAHGARFEVRLPKSE; encoded by the coding sequence GTGCCACAGCATGATCTGGCCCAGATCGCGGTACTTGCGCTGGCCTGCTCGCTGCCCGTAGTTCTGTTGGGCGCGTTGGTCATCCGGCTGGCCAGGTCCTGGTCGATGACGGTCACGATGGTGGCGCTGGTGTTGATCCCGACGCTGGCGACCCTGACCGGCGTGCTGGGCGCCAGCGGCTTCATGATCACCTCCACGTTCGCGTCGATCGCCGTCGTGCTGCTGATCGTGGCGATCGTGACACTGCCCGCTGCGGTGATGCTGGCCCGCTATCAGGCCCGCCGGACGGTCTGGGAGCAAGAGATTCACGACGCCGAGCGGACGGCCGAGCAGTCCAGACGCCGGTTGGTGGCGTTCGTCAGCCATGACCTGCGCACCCCGCTGGCCGGTATCCGCGCACTGGCCGAGGCGATCGCCGACGGGGTGGTCAGCGACGACGAGGTGCGGGTGCAAGCCAAGCACATTGAACAAGAATCGGTTCGACTCTCCGAGATGGTCGACGACCTGTTCGAGATGTCGAAGATCAACGCCGGAGCGGTCCACGCGCCATACGAGAAGGTGGCCCTCGACGAGGTCGTCGACGACGTGATCGCCGCGCACAGAATCGCCGCGGAGCGCGCCGGGGTGCACCTGACCGCGTCGGTACCGGCCGACCCCGTCCGGGTGATCGGCAGCGATCGGGCGCTGGTGCGAGTGCTGTCGAATCTGGTGGCGAACGCGATCGCGCACACCCCGTCCGGCGGGGCGGTGACTTTGGCACTCGGCAGCGACGCCGGCGGGGCGTGGGCGCGGGTGGACGACACCGGCGTCGGGATCGACGAGACGGACCTGCCGCGGGTGTTCGACGTCGCCTACCGCGGGTCGAACGGCCGTGTCCCGCGTGAGGATTCGTCGCTGCCCAGCGGCTCGGGCCTGGGCTTGGCGATTGCGGCCGGGCTGGTGCAGGCGCACCACGGAACGCTGTCGGCGCACAACACCGCGCACGGGGCCCGCTTCGAGGTCCGGCTACCGAAGTCGGAGTGA
- a CDS encoding TIGR03085 family metal-binding protein encodes MSVAQRERAALVAALRDVGPDAPTLCEGWSARDLAAHLMVREYRVDAAPGILIPLFAGHTAKVQDAVATQTQWDDLVDKVAAGPPLYSPLKLVDSVANVAEMFIHHEDIRRAQPDWQPRVLDAELSAKLRRTLGMMARLTLAKMPARVQLRTPDGKTVLTAGHGPAVTVTGAAEELLLFATGRPAHVDFDGDPSDVQAVKAAPKGL; translated from the coding sequence ATGTCCGTAGCCCAGCGTGAACGTGCCGCCCTCGTCGCCGCCTTACGCGACGTCGGACCAGACGCACCGACCTTGTGTGAGGGCTGGTCGGCCCGAGATCTCGCCGCGCACTTGATGGTTCGCGAGTATCGCGTCGATGCCGCACCTGGCATCCTCATTCCGCTGTTCGCCGGGCACACCGCCAAGGTGCAGGACGCGGTGGCCACTCAGACGCAATGGGACGACCTGGTGGACAAGGTGGCCGCCGGTCCGCCGCTCTACTCGCCGCTCAAGCTGGTCGATTCGGTGGCCAATGTCGCCGAGATGTTCATCCACCACGAAGACATTCGCCGCGCCCAGCCGGACTGGCAGCCGCGGGTGCTGGACGCGGAACTGTCCGCAAAGTTGCGGCGGACTCTGGGGATGATGGCCCGGCTGACGCTGGCCAAGATGCCGGCCCGCGTCCAGCTGCGCACCCCGGACGGTAAGACCGTGCTGACCGCCGGTCACGGCCCGGCCGTGACGGTGACCGGCGCTGCCGAGGAACTGCTGCTGTTCGCGACCGGACGGCCGGCCCACGTCGACTTCGACGGCGACCCGTCCGACGTGCAGGCCGTGAAAGCCGCACCGAAGGGGCTCTAG
- a CDS encoding DUF4229 domain-containing protein translates to MSDNSDNKTSGAGGRLALDVLLYTLARIALVVVLTAAIYYLGKLIGITEFPLIVALLFGIVLALPLGIWLLAPLRKRATASIAAVDERRRRDREQLQARLRGKKSTD, encoded by the coding sequence GTGTCGGACAATTCGGACAACAAGACCTCGGGCGCGGGCGGTCGCTTAGCGCTCGACGTCCTCCTGTACACCCTTGCGCGGATCGCGCTGGTGGTCGTCCTGACGGCGGCGATCTACTACCTCGGCAAGCTGATCGGGATCACCGAGTTCCCGCTCATCGTGGCGTTGTTGTTCGGCATCGTGCTTGCGCTGCCGTTGGGCATCTGGCTGTTGGCACCATTGCGCAAGCGCGCCACCGCGAGCATCGCCGCGGTCGACGAGCGTCGTCGCCGTGACCGCGAGCAACTGCAGGCTCGGCTGCGCGGCAAAAAGTCGACCGACTAA
- a CDS encoding NAD-dependent epimerase/dehydratase family protein — MRVLLTGAAGFIGSRVRAALNADGHEVVAADIMLDAAHGPGAELPDDTSRVDVRDADALAPLLSGVDVVCHQAAVVGAGVNAADAPSYGSHNDYGTAVLLAQMFAAGVQRLVLASSMVVYGQGGYRCPEHGAVEPLPRTRADLDGGVFEHRCPVGGEELQWQLVGEDAPLRPRSLYAASKAAQEHYALAWAESTGGSVVALRYHNVYGPGMPRDTPYSGVAAIFRSSLEKGEPPRVFEDGGQMRDFVHVEDVAAANVAAVRSEAGGFLAANVCSGRPVSIMTVASRICEARGGPAPVVTGQYRSGDVRHIVADPALAAESLGFRARVDPDQGLREFAFAPLRA; from the coding sequence ATGAGGGTCCTGCTGACCGGCGCGGCCGGGTTCATCGGCAGCCGGGTGCGCGCGGCGCTGAATGCCGACGGCCACGAGGTGGTGGCGGCCGACATCATGCTCGACGCCGCACACGGTCCCGGTGCCGAACTGCCCGACGACACATCCCGGGTCGATGTGCGGGATGCGGATGCCTTGGCGCCCTTGCTATCCGGGGTCGACGTCGTATGCCACCAGGCCGCTGTGGTGGGGGCCGGAGTCAATGCCGCCGACGCGCCGTCCTACGGGAGTCACAACGACTACGGGACCGCGGTTCTGCTGGCGCAGATGTTCGCCGCCGGCGTGCAGCGGCTGGTGTTGGCGTCGTCGATGGTGGTCTACGGCCAGGGCGGATACCGCTGCCCCGAACACGGTGCCGTCGAACCACTGCCGCGCACCCGGGCCGATCTCGATGGCGGCGTATTCGAACATCGCTGCCCCGTCGGTGGTGAGGAACTGCAGTGGCAGCTGGTCGGTGAGGACGCGCCGCTGCGCCCCCGCAGCCTGTATGCCGCCAGCAAGGCGGCTCAGGAGCATTACGCGCTGGCGTGGGCCGAATCCACCGGCGGCTCGGTGGTCGCCCTGCGCTACCACAATGTGTACGGCCCCGGCATGCCTCGTGACACCCCGTACTCGGGAGTGGCTGCGATCTTCCGGTCCTCGCTCGAAAAGGGCGAGCCGCCAAGGGTTTTCGAAGACGGCGGCCAGATGCGAGATTTCGTGCACGTCGAGGACGTCGCGGCGGCCAACGTCGCGGCCGTGCGCTCGGAGGCCGGCGGATTTCTCGCGGCCAACGTGTGCTCGGGGCGGCCGGTCTCGATCATGACGGTCGCCTCGCGTATCTGCGAGGCTCGGGGTGGGCCGGCGCCGGTGGTCACCGGACAGTACCGAAGCGGCGATGTCCGGCACATCGTCGCCGATCCCGCCCTGGCCGCCGAGTCGCTGGGCTTCCGGGCCCGGGTCGATCCGGACCAGGGACTCCGGGAATTCGCCTTCGCGCCACTGCGGGCGTGA
- a CDS encoding response regulator transcription factor — MPARVLIADDDTVVRDVVRRYLERDGLEVAVAGDGSEALRVLGTQRIDVAVLDVMMPGPNGLSLCRTLRQHGDFSVPVILLTALGEEEDRIAGLEAGADDYLTKPFSPRELALRVRSVLRRAPAPAAALPLEMTVGDLTVSTAARAVQIDGKPVGLTNREFDLLLFFLTHTDTVFSREELLQQVWHWDFGDLSTVTVHVKRLRSKLGDHHRVQTVWGRGYLWRGEAGGGDRATA; from the coding sequence ATGCCCGCACGTGTGCTCATCGCCGACGACGACACCGTCGTCCGTGACGTGGTGCGCCGTTACCTCGAGCGCGACGGCCTGGAAGTGGCAGTGGCGGGTGACGGAAGCGAGGCTCTGCGGGTGCTGGGAACCCAGCGCATCGACGTCGCGGTGCTGGACGTGATGATGCCCGGACCAAACGGTCTGTCGCTGTGCCGGACCCTGCGCCAGCACGGCGACTTCAGCGTGCCGGTGATCCTGCTGACCGCCCTCGGCGAGGAAGAGGATCGCATTGCCGGTCTGGAAGCCGGCGCCGACGACTACCTGACCAAGCCGTTCAGCCCGCGCGAGCTCGCGCTGCGGGTGCGCTCGGTGTTGCGGCGGGCACCGGCGCCCGCGGCTGCTCTCCCGCTGGAGATGACCGTCGGTGATCTGACGGTGTCGACTGCGGCACGTGCCGTGCAGATCGACGGCAAACCGGTGGGGTTGACCAATCGTGAATTCGATCTGCTGCTGTTCTTCCTGACGCACACCGACACCGTCTTCTCCCGCGAGGAGTTGCTGCAGCAGGTGTGGCATTGGGACTTCGGTGACTTGTCGACCGTCACCGTGCACGTCAAGCGCTTGCGGTCCAAGCTCGGCGATCATCACCGCGTACAAACGGTCTGGGGCCGTGGGTATCTGTGGCGCGGTGAAGCCGGCGGCGGTGACCGTGCCACAGCATGA
- a CDS encoding TIGR04282 family arsenosugar biosynthesis glycosyltransferase yields the protein MTPSPAPIPVTVLVVAKAPIPGLAKTRLAATVGDRAAADIAAAALLDTLDAVAETPVTHRVVAMTGELDHACRAGEIRDRLADFTVIPQRGDDFADRLANAHTDAATVRQPVLQIGMDTPQVSAELLTACAHRLIDASAVLGMARDGGWWVLGVSDGASAGCLRDVPMSQSDTGAVTLAALEHTGIPVTLVEELHDVDAVDDIPAVRAACSPSSRFAQATRGL from the coding sequence GTGACGCCAAGCCCGGCACCGATCCCGGTCACCGTGCTGGTGGTGGCCAAAGCGCCGATACCCGGACTCGCCAAGACCCGGTTGGCGGCGACGGTGGGGGACCGGGCCGCGGCCGACATCGCCGCCGCCGCGCTGCTGGACACCCTCGACGCGGTGGCCGAGACCCCGGTCACCCATCGGGTGGTCGCGATGACCGGCGAGCTGGATCACGCCTGCCGGGCTGGTGAAATACGTGATCGGCTCGCCGACTTCACCGTGATCCCGCAACGCGGTGACGACTTCGCCGACCGGCTGGCCAATGCGCACACCGACGCCGCGACGGTTCGTCAGCCGGTGCTGCAGATCGGGATGGACACCCCGCAGGTGAGCGCGGAGCTTCTCACCGCATGCGCCCACCGGCTGATCGACGCATCGGCCGTCCTCGGAATGGCGCGTGACGGCGGGTGGTGGGTGCTCGGCGTGTCCGACGGCGCGAGTGCCGGCTGTCTGCGCGATGTGCCCATGTCGCAGTCCGACACCGGCGCTGTAACGCTTGCCGCGCTGGAGCACACCGGTATTCCCGTGACCCTTGTCGAGGAACTGCACGACGTCGACGCCGTCGACGACATTCCTGCCGTCCGTGCCGCCTGCTCGCCGTCGAGTCGGTTCGCCCAAGCCACCCGAGGACTGTGA
- a CDS encoding peroxiredoxin — MALLTIGDQFPAYDLKAVVGGDLSKVNAQQPDDYFIQVTSSDSPGKWRIIFFWPKDFTFVCPTEIAAFGKLNDEFEDRDAQVLGVSVDNEFVHFQWRAQHEDLKKLPFPMVSDLKRELALATGVLNADGVADRATFIVDPNNEIQFVSVTAGSVGRNVDEVLRVLDALQSDELCACNWKKGDPTIDAGELLAEAV, encoded by the coding sequence ATGGCTCTGTTGACAATCGGGGATCAGTTCCCGGCCTACGACCTCAAAGCGGTTGTCGGGGGTGACCTGTCGAAGGTCAACGCCCAGCAGCCCGACGATTACTTCATTCAGGTGACCAGCTCGGACAGCCCGGGCAAGTGGCGCATCATCTTCTTCTGGCCCAAGGACTTCACGTTCGTCTGCCCCACCGAGATCGCCGCGTTCGGCAAGCTCAACGACGAGTTCGAGGACCGCGATGCCCAGGTGCTCGGGGTGTCGGTGGACAACGAGTTCGTCCACTTCCAGTGGCGCGCGCAGCACGAGGATCTCAAGAAGTTGCCGTTCCCGATGGTGTCCGACCTCAAGCGCGAGCTCGCGCTGGCCACCGGTGTGCTCAACGCCGACGGCGTCGCCGACCGTGCCACGTTCATCGTCGACCCCAACAACGAGATCCAGTTCGTCTCGGTGACCGCGGGATCGGTCGGCCGCAACGTCGACGAGGTGCTGCGGGTGCTCGACGCGCTGCAGTCCGACGAACTGTGCGCCTGCAACTGGAAGAAGGGCGACCCGACCATCGACGCCGGCGAGCTGCTGGCCGAGGCGGTCTGA
- a CDS encoding 1,4-dihydroxy-2-naphthoate polyprenyltransferase — MASIAQWVEGARPRTLPNAVAPVVAGTGAAAWLDGFVWWKALLALAVSLALIVGVNFANDYSDGIRGTDDDRAGPLRLVGSKLASPRAVRSAAVVSLGVGAVAGLALAVVSAPWLIAVGVVCIAGAWLYTGGSRPYGYAGFGEVAVFVFFGLVAVLGTQYTQALRVDWVGLELAVATGALSSAVLVANNLRDIPTDRVAGKVTLAVRLGDGRTRILYQSMLAVAGVLTLMLMLATPWCAVGLIAAPLALRAAGPVRRGLGGRELIPVLRDTGLTMLVWSIAVALALAFG, encoded by the coding sequence ATGGCGAGCATCGCGCAGTGGGTCGAAGGGGCCAGGCCCAGAACTCTGCCCAACGCGGTGGCGCCGGTCGTCGCAGGCACCGGTGCGGCGGCCTGGCTGGACGGCTTCGTGTGGTGGAAGGCGCTGCTGGCACTTGCTGTTTCACTCGCGCTGATCGTCGGGGTCAACTTCGCCAACGACTACTCCGACGGGATCCGCGGCACGGACGACGACCGGGCCGGACCGCTGCGGCTGGTCGGCTCGAAGCTGGCGTCGCCGCGCGCGGTGCGCAGCGCCGCCGTCGTCAGCCTCGGTGTGGGCGCGGTCGCCGGGCTGGCGCTGGCCGTCGTCAGTGCGCCCTGGCTGATCGCGGTGGGCGTCGTCTGCATCGCGGGAGCGTGGCTGTACACCGGCGGCTCGAGGCCCTACGGCTATGCCGGATTCGGCGAGGTCGCCGTGTTCGTGTTCTTCGGCCTCGTCGCTGTGCTGGGTACGCAGTACACCCAGGCGCTGCGGGTCGACTGGGTCGGCCTGGAGCTGGCCGTCGCGACCGGCGCGCTGTCGTCGGCCGTGCTGGTGGCCAACAACCTGCGCGACATCCCGACCGACCGCGTGGCGGGCAAGGTCACCTTGGCGGTCCGACTGGGCGATGGCCGCACCCGGATCCTCTACCAGTCCATGCTGGCTGTGGCCGGCGTGCTGACCCTGATGCTGATGCTCGCCACGCCCTGGTGTGCGGTCGGTCTGATCGCCGCACCGCTGGCCCTGCGTGCGGCCGGGCCGGTACGCCGCGGCCTCGGCGGCCGCGAGCTCATCCCGGTGCTGCGCGATACCGGCCTGACAATGCTGGTCTGGTCGATCGCGGTGGCGCTGGCGCTGGCGTTCGGTTAG
- a CDS encoding MarR family winged helix-turn-helix transcriptional regulator, producing the protein MVNRALLHHHQLSLADVQLLTHLKSHGPSPMGALAEMLMVTPSALTQQIQRLERRRLVDREASSDDGRRVLATITRDGLRLIAASLETYARVVRAHFLDELSRNQMIALGDGCRRISARLKAAGATGETSDSQ; encoded by the coding sequence ATGGTCAATCGAGCCCTGCTGCATCACCACCAGTTGAGCCTCGCCGACGTCCAATTGCTGACCCATCTGAAGAGTCATGGCCCGAGCCCGATGGGTGCTCTGGCCGAGATGCTGATGGTCACGCCGAGTGCGTTGACCCAGCAGATCCAGCGCCTCGAGCGGCGCCGGCTGGTCGACCGGGAGGCGAGCAGCGACGACGGTCGGCGGGTGCTGGCGACGATAACCCGCGACGGTCTCCGGTTGATCGCCGCGTCGTTGGAAACCTACGCCCGCGTGGTGCGTGCGCATTTCCTCGACGAGCTGAGCAGGAACCAGATGATCGCGCTCGGCGACGGTTGCCGGCGGATCAGCGCCCGGTTGAAGGCGGCCGGTGCAACCGGGGAGACGTCCGACAGCCAGTGA